From the Clostridiales bacterium FE2011 genome, one window contains:
- a CDS encoding U32 family peptidase, whose product MRIPELLAPAGNMDSLRAALHFGADAVYGGMKKYGLRAFAGNFDPDALKEAVTLTHQAGKKFYVTMNSYPFDDELEGFAQAAAQAAEIGVDAAIVADPGAIVTLRKKVPQLPVHVSTQANTVNAPAAELYRELGCERVILAREMSLERIRALRKILGDSIQIETFVHGASCMAYSGRCMLSAYLTGRSGNRGECAQPCRWQYAVVEEKRPGEYLPVAEDEKGTYLFSARDLCLMPLLPDLCEAGVSSLKIEGRMKTEYYVAVVTGAYRRALDLLAQGREAFLEKLPELTEELQCASHRKSDTGFLEGNPEIPGEAEGFWQAREYVGRVTEDAGEDGTARILLKNRFFAGDELELMTPSGVRKITAKPFIREKTGETLDTLGVAGEIIRMELPGSRCGDMLRGPVRNHRKE is encoded by the coding sequence ATGAGGATCCCGGAACTGCTCGCTCCTGCGGGAAATATGGACTCGCTGCGCGCGGCGCTGCACTTCGGTGCGGACGCCGTATACGGCGGGATGAAAAAATACGGCCTGCGGGCCTTCGCGGGGAACTTTGATCCGGATGCCCTGAAGGAAGCGGTGACGCTGACCCATCAGGCAGGAAAAAAGTTCTACGTGACCATGAACAGCTATCCCTTTGACGATGAGCTGGAGGGATTCGCACAGGCGGCCGCCCAGGCCGCGGAGATCGGCGTGGACGCCGCCATTGTGGCGGATCCCGGCGCGATCGTGACCCTGCGCAAAAAGGTGCCGCAGCTGCCGGTGCACGTCAGCACCCAGGCAAATACGGTGAACGCTCCCGCGGCAGAATTGTACCGGGAACTGGGATGTGAACGGGTGATCCTGGCCCGGGAAATGAGCCTGGAAAGGATCCGTGCCCTGCGGAAGATCCTGGGGGACAGCATCCAGATTGAGACCTTTGTGCACGGCGCCAGCTGCATGGCTTATTCCGGCCGGTGTATGCTGTCCGCCTACCTGACAGGCCGCAGCGGCAACCGGGGCGAATGCGCCCAGCCCTGCCGCTGGCAATACGCGGTGGTGGAAGAGAAACGCCCCGGGGAATACCTGCCGGTGGCGGAGGATGAAAAGGGAACCTACCTGTTTTCCGCCCGGGATCTTTGCCTGATGCCCCTGCTTCCCGATCTGTGTGAAGCAGGCGTATCCAGCCTGAAGATCGAAGGCCGGATGAAGACGGAATACTATGTGGCCGTGGTGACCGGCGCATACCGGCGGGCTCTGGACCTGCTGGCGCAGGGACGGGAAGCCTTCCTGGAAAAACTGCCGGAACTGACAGAGGAACTGCAGTGCGCCAGCCACCGGAAGAGCGATACGGGCTTCCTGGAAGGAAACCCGGAGATTCCCGGAGAGGCGGAGGGCTTCTGGCAGGCCCGGGAATACGTGGGCCGCGTTACGGAAGACGCCGGGGAGGACGGCACGGCCAGGATCCTCTTAAAGAACCGGTTCTTTGCCGGGGATGAGCTTGAGCTGATGACACCTTCCGGAGTCCGGAAGATTACGGCAAAACCGTTTATCCGTGAAAAGACCGGAGAAACCCTGGACACGCTGGGCGTGGCCGGGGAAATCATCCGGATGGAGCTGCCGGGAAGCCGCTGCGGGGATATGCTGCGGGGACCGGTCCGCAACCACCGGAAAGAATAA
- the mltG gene encoding endolytic transglycosylase MltG — protein sequence MSKRDTYRSVRDEREYGLYWYSGLWHILRPILVGLTVLILVIGIGMTVWNKLYGSFLAPVDPDDPTEYSFEISSGDSLNKVATNLEKAGLIRSKSLFKYYCDFAGMGQKIQVGSYTMTKGMQMTEIADLLTTGDGNPLVRNITLIPGETIEDFAARLVKNGVLENSDKLLAICKDGKAFQDYYYIKDVLVAGQPEKRKYVLEGYLAPNTYEVYVSATEEEIVKKLLSQTETVFTEENQARAEELGLNMDQVLTLASLIEKEAKASDFTKVSAVFHNRLKENMKLESDVTVHYITGVRKMSLSDSDLNTDSPYNTYRVTGLPLGPICNPSADAIRAALYPDESMVNEKYLFFCAKEPESGELYFSKTLDQHRRAVEIYAPYWKKYDEERGIQ from the coding sequence TTGAGTAAAAGGGACACATACCGCAGCGTGCGGGATGAACGGGAATACGGACTCTACTGGTACAGCGGGCTTTGGCACATTCTCCGCCCGATCCTGGTGGGGCTGACGGTTCTCATTCTGGTAATCGGCATCGGAATGACCGTATGGAATAAGCTGTACGGCAGTTTTCTTGCGCCTGTGGATCCGGATGATCCTACCGAATACAGCTTTGAGATCAGCAGTGGCGACAGCCTGAACAAGGTAGCCACCAACCTGGAAAAAGCCGGATTGATCCGGAGCAAGAGCCTGTTCAAATACTACTGTGACTTTGCCGGTATGGGCCAGAAGATCCAGGTGGGCAGCTATACCATGACCAAGGGGATGCAGATGACGGAGATCGCTGATCTGCTGACCACCGGCGACGGCAACCCGCTGGTCCGCAACATTACATTGATCCCCGGCGAGACGATCGAGGATTTCGCGGCACGGCTGGTTAAGAACGGCGTGCTGGAGAACTCGGATAAGCTGCTGGCGATCTGCAAGGACGGAAAGGCATTCCAGGACTATTACTACATCAAGGACGTGCTGGTTGCCGGCCAGCCGGAAAAACGCAAATACGTGCTGGAGGGCTACCTGGCTCCCAACACTTACGAAGTATATGTTTCCGCTACAGAAGAGGAAATCGTCAAAAAGCTGCTGAGCCAGACCGAGACAGTCTTCACGGAAGAAAACCAGGCGCGGGCGGAAGAACTGGGCCTGAACATGGACCAGGTGCTGACCCTGGCCAGCCTGATCGAAAAAGAAGCAAAGGCCAGCGACTTTACCAAGGTCAGCGCGGTGTTCCACAACCGCCTGAAGGAAAACATGAAGCTGGAAAGCGACGTTACGGTTCATTACATTACCGGCGTCCGGAAGATGTCCCTGTCTGACAGCGACCTGAACACAGACAGCCCCTACAACACCTACCGGGTGACGGGACTGCCGCTGGGACCGATCTGCAACCCCTCTGCCGACGCAATCCGCGCGGCACTCTATCCGGATGAGAGTATGGTGAATGAAAAGTACCTGTTCTTCTGCGCCAAGGAGCCGGAGAGCGGGGAACTGTATTTCTCCAAGACGCTGGACCAGCACCGCCGCGCGGTGGAAATCTACGCGCCTTACTGGAAGAAGTATGACGAGGAGAGGGGGATCCAGTAA
- a CDS encoding YlbF family regulator codes for MDYSSTYRLAQDIRDSEEYKTYHELKEQVMAEETTAALVKEYRKLQMTIQMSAMSGKAADEEDMQRFSGISSLLFSKPEVSRFLLSEMQLQQALADIFKIVTEAADLDIAVPGVEG; via the coding sequence ATGGATTATTCATCGACATACCGCCTGGCGCAGGACATCCGCGACAGTGAAGAATATAAAACCTATCATGAGTTGAAGGAACAGGTCATGGCGGAAGAAACCACCGCGGCCCTGGTGAAGGAATACCGGAAGCTGCAGATGACCATCCAGATGTCCGCCATGAGCGGAAAGGCAGCGGATGAGGAGGATATGCAGCGGTTTTCCGGCATATCCAGCCTGCTGTTCTCCAAACCGGAGGTCAGCCGCTTCCTGCTGTCCGAAATGCAGCTGCAGCAGGCGCTGGCGGATATCTTCAAGATCGTGACCGAGGCGGCGGATCTGGATATCGCTGTTCCCGGAGTCGAGGGCTGA
- a CDS encoding ribonuclease J, with the protein MYVFEYEDDIVVVDCGSVFPKEDMLGVDLVIPDITYLMGKRDHIRGYLFTHGHEDHIGATPYILKQAPSHIYGTKLTMALVDLKLKEYRVEGIPMHVVQPRDTVQLGQFTCQFIHVSHSIAGACAIAITCPAGTVICSGDFKVDYTPIDGQITDLQTFAKYGEQGVLAFLCESTNVERSGYTMSELKVGETFDNLFAQAGGRVIVAMFASNIHRMQMIIDNAIRYGRRVCFIGRSMVNVSRVAMSIGELRIPEGWLIDMDVLDDYPDNEVLVMTTGSQGEPMAGLTRMAYAEHRKLQIRQSDMVIISSTPIPGNEKFISRVINQLYRLGAQVIYSRMAEVHVSGHACQEEIKLLHALVRPKYFIPVHGEYRMMWQHAILAEAMGVPSQNIVIPELGQVIEMNQDVLALGEQVPVGGVLVDGLGVGDVGNVVLRDRKHLSQDGLLIVVLAIDRDEQKLVSGPDIVSRGFIYVKENEDIIDSTQELVRQILAKSSLEGDNWPELKNNIKDEVHRFIFDKIKRNPMILPIILDV; encoded by the coding sequence ATGTATGTTTTTGAATATGAAGACGACATCGTCGTTGTGGACTGCGGCAGTGTGTTCCCGAAGGAAGACATGCTGGGCGTGGACCTGGTGATTCCGGATATCACCTATCTGATGGGAAAGCGGGATCATATCCGCGGTTATCTCTTTACCCATGGCCATGAAGACCATATCGGCGCAACTCCCTATATCTTAAAACAAGCGCCTTCGCATATATACGGCACCAAGCTGACGATGGCGCTGGTGGATCTGAAACTGAAGGAATACCGGGTGGAAGGCATCCCGATGCACGTGGTGCAGCCCCGGGATACCGTCCAGCTGGGCCAGTTCACCTGCCAGTTCATTCACGTCAGCCACTCTATTGCCGGCGCCTGCGCCATTGCAATCACCTGCCCGGCGGGCACGGTTATCTGCAGTGGCGACTTTAAGGTGGACTATACGCCCATTGACGGACAGATCACAGACCTGCAGACCTTCGCCAAATACGGTGAGCAGGGCGTGCTGGCCTTCCTGTGCGAGTCCACCAACGTAGAGCGTTCCGGCTATACCATGAGCGAGCTTAAGGTCGGTGAGACCTTTGACAACCTGTTTGCGCAGGCCGGCGGCCGCGTAATCGTCGCCATGTTCGCCAGCAACATCCACCGTATGCAGATGATCATCGACAACGCGATCCGTTACGGGCGCCGCGTCTGCTTCATCGGCCGCAGCATGGTCAACGTCAGCCGCGTGGCAATGAGCATCGGGGAACTGCGGATTCCCGAAGGCTGGCTGATTGACATGGACGTGCTGGATGATTATCCGGATAACGAAGTCCTGGTCATGACCACCGGCAGCCAGGGCGAGCCGATGGCGGGCCTGACCCGTATGGCTTATGCCGAACACCGGAAGCTGCAGATCCGCCAGAGCGATATGGTCATCATCTCCTCCACGCCGATCCCCGGCAACGAGAAGTTTATCTCCCGCGTGATCAACCAGCTGTACCGGCTGGGCGCGCAGGTCATTTACAGCCGCATGGCTGAGGTTCACGTTTCCGGTCACGCCTGCCAGGAGGAAATCAAGCTCCTGCATGCGCTGGTCCGGCCAAAGTACTTCATCCCGGTTCACGGTGAATACCGCATGATGTGGCAGCACGCCATCCTGGCGGAAGCCATGGGCGTTCCCAGCCAGAATATCGTCATTCCGGAGCTGGGCCAGGTGATTGAGATGAACCAGGATGTCCTGGCCCTGGGCGAACAGGTGCCCGTGGGCGGCGTGCTGGTGGACGGCCTGGGCGTCGGCGACGTCGGAAACGTGGTGCTCCGCGACCGGAAGCACCTGTCCCAGGACGGCCTGCTGATCGTTGTCCTGGCTATCGACCGGGACGAGCAGAAGCTGGTCTCCGGCCCGGATATCGTTTCCCGCGGCTTCATCTATGTCAAGGAAAATGAAGATATCATCGACAGCACCCAGGAGCTGGTCCGTCAGATCCTGGCCAAGAGCAGCCTGGAAGGCGACAACTGGCCGGAACTGAAGAACAACATCAAGGACGAAGTGCACCGCTTCATCTTCGACAAGATCAAGCGGAACCCGATGATCCTGCCGATCATCCTGGACGTGTAA